Proteins encoded within one genomic window of Haematobia irritans isolate KBUSLIRL chromosome 5, ASM5000362v1, whole genome shotgun sequence:
- the pcs gene encoding SH3 domain-binding protein parcas isoform X1, which yields MSIPTEEGSELDPRIKIELENLNSATDDINKLEIELEEANSTFRILLNESTRRLKLSSKKLGSCIDKARPYYEALEKAKIAQIECQKAAVKFQRANEIHAAAKETVALAEQRFMSNSHEWQFDNAWQEMLNHATQKVMDAEKEKAECHAEHEKHTRIFNKIEQKVQQLEERFRRSILKARPYFEEKQICQDQLQTQKNRIEELQVQIQTAKNTYATALRNLEHISEEIHRQRGDYLPPLLGTPPPGPREPGVGAELNSPVTPQMPPLPDIKIELEKCDYPSISDSQISLDVQSQKSENPGPSVKARNKELFLKTLASAEDSDLENEDVIIRTHTALETGREHTEDKTTNFVDENVLETLRQKVKFLAVRPIEGGDGQHQDVWEHELNATVDKLDHLLLLKECAKQQDDIHIPSFNKNEFLCVDSMATERSEPQNPTIQITETCAVSSMPNTPEHAIKPLKMLNKLEPLPMANVSMRELPLLSRLSNEVLYQSNKLYKQRRRSLE from the exons ATGTCAATCCCTACAGAGGAAGGCAGTGAGTTGGACCCGCGTATAAag ataGAATTGGAGAATCTCAATTCAGCAACGGATGATATCAATAAGTTAGAAATTGAATTAGag GAGGCAAATTCCACATTTCGAATATTATTGAATGAATCTACGCGAAGACTAAAATTAtcatcaaaaaaattgggaagctGCATTGATAAGGCAAGGCCATACTATGAGGCATTGGAAAAGGCAAAAATAGCCCAAATAGAATGCCAAAAGGCTGCAGTCAAATTCCAACGAGCTAATG aaataCACGCCGCTGCGAAGGAAACTGTCGCATTAGCTGAACAACGCTTCATGTCGAATTCTCATGAGTGGCAGTTTGATAATGCATGGCAAGAAATGTTGAATCATGCAACGCAGAAAGTAATGGATGCGGAAAAGGAAAAGGCGGAATGTCACGCTGAACATGAAAaacataccagaatatttaataaaatagaacAAAAAGTTCAGCAGCTTGAAGAACGTTTTCGTCGAAGTATCCTTAAAGCTCGCCCGTACTTCGAAGAAAAACAGATATGCCAAGATCAACTTCAAACGCAAAAAAACCGCATCGAAGAACTTCAAGTACAAATCCAAACGGCCAAGAACACGTATGCTACGGCTTTGCGTAATTTAGAACATATTAGCGAGGAAATACACCGTCAACGAGGAGACTATCTTCCACCATTGCTGGGAACGCCACCGCCAGGCCCCAGAGAGCCAGGTGTTGGAGCTGAATTGAATTCTCCAGTGACACCTCAAATGCCCCCATTGCCTGACAttaaaattgaacttgaaaaatgcgATTACCCGTCTATAAGCGACAGTCAAATATCTCTGGatgttcaatcacaaaaatctgAAAATCCTGGCCCGAGTGTGAAAGCACGTAATAAAGAATTGTTTTTAAAGACTCTAGCTTCGGCCGAAGACTCCGATTTGGAAAACGAGGACGTTATAATAAGAACTCACACTGCACTCGAAACTGGGCGTGAACACACAGAAGATAAGACAACCAACTTTGTCGacgaaaatgttttggaaaCATTACGACAAAAAGTAAAGTTTTTGGCGGTTAGGCCTATTGAAGGCGGTGACGGGCAACATCAAGATGTTTGGGAACATGAGCTCAATGCAACGGTAGATAAACTTGATCATTTGCTGTTGCTCAAAGAATGTGCTAAGCAACAAGATGATATACATATACCAAGCTTTAATAAAAATGAGTTTCTTTGCGTAGATTCAATGGCGACAGAGAGGTCCGAACCACAAAATCCTACAATACAAATAACGGAGACATGTGCTGTAAGCAGTATGCCAAACACACCTGAGCACGCCATTAAACCTTTGAAGATGTTAAATAAATTAGAACCATTGCCCATGGCTAATGTATCAATGAGAGAATTGCCCTTATTGTCACGTTTATCGAATGAAGTACTTTATCAAAGTAACAAACTATATAAGCAACGTAGACGTTCGCTTGAGTAA
- the pcs gene encoding SH3 domain-binding protein parcas isoform X2: protein MSIPTEEGSELDPRIKIELENLNSATDDINKLEIELEEANSTFRILLNESTRRLKLSSKKLGSCIDKARPYYEALEKAKIAQIECQKAAVKFQRANEIHAAAKETVALAEQRFMSNSHEWQFDNAWQEMLNHATQKVMDAEKEKAECHAEHEKHTRIFNKIEQKVQQLEERFRRSILKARPYFEEKQICQDQLQTQKNRIEELQVQIQTAKNTYATALRNLEHISEEIHRQRGDYLPPLLGTPPPGPREPGVGAELNSPVTPQMPPLPDIKIELEKCDYPSISDSQISLDVQSQKSENPGPSVKARNKELFLKTLASAEDSDLENEDVIIRTHTALETGREHTEDKTTNFVDENVLETLRQKVKFLAVRPIEGGDGQHQDVWEHELNATIQWRQRGPNHKILQYK, encoded by the exons ATGTCAATCCCTACAGAGGAAGGCAGTGAGTTGGACCCGCGTATAAag ataGAATTGGAGAATCTCAATTCAGCAACGGATGATATCAATAAGTTAGAAATTGAATTAGag GAGGCAAATTCCACATTTCGAATATTATTGAATGAATCTACGCGAAGACTAAAATTAtcatcaaaaaaattgggaagctGCATTGATAAGGCAAGGCCATACTATGAGGCATTGGAAAAGGCAAAAATAGCCCAAATAGAATGCCAAAAGGCTGCAGTCAAATTCCAACGAGCTAATG aaataCACGCCGCTGCGAAGGAAACTGTCGCATTAGCTGAACAACGCTTCATGTCGAATTCTCATGAGTGGCAGTTTGATAATGCATGGCAAGAAATGTTGAATCATGCAACGCAGAAAGTAATGGATGCGGAAAAGGAAAAGGCGGAATGTCACGCTGAACATGAAAaacataccagaatatttaataaaatagaacAAAAAGTTCAGCAGCTTGAAGAACGTTTTCGTCGAAGTATCCTTAAAGCTCGCCCGTACTTCGAAGAAAAACAGATATGCCAAGATCAACTTCAAACGCAAAAAAACCGCATCGAAGAACTTCAAGTACAAATCCAAACGGCCAAGAACACGTATGCTACGGCTTTGCGTAATTTAGAACATATTAGCGAGGAAATACACCGTCAACGAGGAGACTATCTTCCACCATTGCTGGGAACGCCACCGCCAGGCCCCAGAGAGCCAGGTGTTGGAGCTGAATTGAATTCTCCAGTGACACCTCAAATGCCCCCATTGCCTGACAttaaaattgaacttgaaaaatgcgATTACCCGTCTATAAGCGACAGTCAAATATCTCTGGatgttcaatcacaaaaatctgAAAATCCTGGCCCGAGTGTGAAAGCACGTAATAAAGAATTGTTTTTAAAGACTCTAGCTTCGGCCGAAGACTCCGATTTGGAAAACGAGGACGTTATAATAAGAACTCACACTGCACTCGAAACTGGGCGTGAACACACAGAAGATAAGACAACCAACTTTGTCGacgaaaatgttttggaaaCATTACGACAAAAAGTAAAGTTTTTGGCGGTTAGGCCTATTGAAGGCGGTGACGGGCAACATCAAGATGTTTGGGAACATGAGCTCAATGCAACG ATTCAATGGCGACAGAGAGGTCCGAACCACAAAATCCTACAATACAAATAA
- the LOC142241808 gene encoding SAM50-like protein CG7639 yields the protein MVHPNERRNKESTKFDLKKVSARVDRVNVSGLLRTHNDYVMKAAENLFKAKNFQEVMLESMNAKSYLHELGIFKDVSVHIDVSRCENASPDGYEVTFKGKELSRIVGSVGTEIGQNEGSLRTELTIPNLFGRGESISLQGSYSSKRANDIQLKFWKSFFHTKYMENRPEISFSVFRHLDRFNVSKFQNTNFGCIAEFAVNTITPLQLTHSLQYEASIRELSLLQKNVPMAIREHCGPKLASLLRYSVIFDQRDNPVFATQGLMIKTINEYCGLGGNVAYISNSTHAEISVPIFGGLVAQFCGRLGVIKETKKTTVLPLSNLFYCGGPLTLRGFEYGGAGPVIDGTPIGAQTYWSTGLHIWAPLPFNKVFKGLANNFRTHLFYNVGNFNTFSTENIRTAAGVGLAFKLAERARIELNYCIPMRKCMGDKVNNGFQFGIGYEFV from the exons ATGGTGCATCCAAACGAAAGGCGAAACAAGGAATCAACGAAGTTCGATCTTAAAAAAGTGTCG gCAAGAGTTGATCGCGTAAACGTCAGTGGTCTCCTACGTACTCACAATGACTATGTTATGAAAGCAGCTGAAAATCTCTTTAAAGCTAAAAATTTCCAAGAAGTTATGTTAGAGAGCATGAA TGCCAAGTCTTATTTGCATGAATTGGGCATCTTCAAGGATGTCAGTGTCCACATAGATGTTAGTCGTTGTGAAAACGCATCCCCAGATGGCTACGAAGTAACATTTAAAGGGAAAGAACTGTCTCGTATCGTAGGATCTGTTGGCactgaaattggtcaaaatgagGGATCCTTGCGTACCGAATTGACAATTCCCAATTTATTTGGAAGAGGCGAAAGTATTTCTCTTCAGGGATCATACAGCAGTAAACGTGCTAATGACATTCaactgaaattttggaaatccTTCTTCCATACAAAATATATGGAAAATCGACCAGA aATATCCTTTTCCGTTTTTCGGCATTTAGACCGTTTTAATGttagcaaatttcaaaatacaaattttgggtGCATTGCTGAATTTGCTGTTAATACAATTACGCCGCTACAG TTGACACACTCTTTGCAGTATGAAGCATCTATACGGGAACTCTCATTACTACAAAAGAATGTTCCAATGGCTATAAGAGAacattgtggaccaaaattggcTTCTTTGCTGCGTTACTCTGTTATTTTCGATCAGCGTGATAATCCGGTGTTCGCCACGCAAGGTCTAATGATAAAAACAATTAATGAGTACTGTGGATTAGGTGGAAATGTAGCATACATCAGCAATAGCACACATGCTGAGATAAGCGTTCCCATCTTCGGAGGGCTGGTTGCGCAATTCTGTGGTCGTCTTGGTGtgataaaagaaacaaaaaagacAACAGTTCTACCACTGAGTAATCTCTTTTACTGCGGAGGACCCTTGACACTCAGAGGGTTCGAATATGGAGGAGCAGGGCCTGTCATTGATGGAACCCCCATTGGAGCTCAA ACATATTGGTCGACAGGCTTGCACATATGGGCTCCGCTACCGTTTAACAAAGTGTTCAAAGGATTAGCGAACAATTTCCGAACTCATCTGTTTTATAATGTTGGCAATTTTAATACGTTTTCCACAG aaaatatccGTACAGCTGCAGGAGTTGGATTGGCCTTTAAATTAGCGGAACGGGCACGAATTGAACTGAATTATTGCATTCCTATGCGAAAATGTATGGGCGACAAAGTCAACAATGGCTTTCAATTTGGCATTGGTTACGAGTTTGTTTAA